A portion of the Natronogracilivirga saccharolytica genome contains these proteins:
- a CDS encoding thiamine diphosphokinase, which produces MQFLVVANGERPSRGLFTMLHQYCDSMIGADGGGHTALAYGYRPDAIVGDLDSFPETGKLTCEIIHNPDQETNDLEKALDYALTHGATRVDVIGATGLRTDQTLKNLSVLQQFSPRFEHLAFWDDQLYMRIVPKSFSIELPPGNLVSLFPMSGKVKGIKTSGLRYPLNNETLRNGYRDGSSNVVIDGSVTITYQTGALLFMTATGEHLVKTKKDS; this is translated from the coding sequence ATGCAATTTCTTGTAGTGGCCAATGGTGAAAGACCATCACGCGGACTTTTTACCATGCTTCATCAGTATTGTGATTCCATGATCGGCGCCGATGGCGGGGGCCATACCGCGCTTGCCTACGGATACCGGCCCGACGCAATAGTCGGTGACCTGGACAGCTTTCCGGAAACCGGGAAGCTGACCTGCGAGATTATTCACAACCCCGATCAGGAAACCAACGATCTTGAAAAGGCTCTGGATTACGCCCTCACTCACGGCGCCACGCGGGTTGATGTCATCGGAGCCACCGGTCTGCGAACCGACCAGACTCTGAAGAACCTGTCGGTCTTGCAGCAGTTTTCACCCCGGTTCGAACACCTGGCTTTCTGGGATGACCAGCTGTACATGCGCATTGTGCCCAAAAGTTTTTCAATAGAACTGCCGCCCGGAAACCTTGTTTCACTTTTCCCGATGTCAGGAAAAGTAAAGGGAATCAAAACTTCCGGACTGCGTTATCCTCTGAATAATGAAACACTCCGGAACGGGTACCGGGACGGTTCATCAAATGTCGTGATTGACGGAAGTGTTACCATAACCTATCAGACAGGCGCGCTGCTGTTTATGACTGCCACCGGCGAACATCTGGTAAAGACTAAAAAAGATTCCTGA
- a CDS encoding sodium:solute symporter family protein, which yields MHGIDFIIIAAYFTGLLALGFFRRGSTETEQSFLLSGRTISLPAFVATLVSTWYGGILGVGEYSYQFGISQWVLFGLPYYVFALLFAVFLAGKIRENKALTIPEALAKTYKSKTGNVSAVLIFLLVSPAPYILMLGMLFRFVTGSDAHLLIFASLTALFSVLYVSISGFRAVIRTDILQFALMFIGFIVLIALAIQSAGPPRDIWSQLSETHQDPLGGHNIQYLLVWFFIALWTFVDPSFHQRAAAAKTPATARKGIFLSVGFWFLFDILTVLGGLYGFVILGEIDNPVLVYPELGAYLLPAGLSGIFFLTLLATIMSTLDSFLLISGQTIGRDLAAKLWKPEKSILLTRCGMLLSAILGIILIVIYPSVVTLWYVIGSVLIPGLLFPVLGIYLPVFRLQRDKATLSLIIPVLVSSAWMMLGTLTADDLYSYAFLGLEPFYPGLISAAALWYFGRQQTAE from the coding sequence GTGCACGGCATCGACTTCATTATTATCGCCGCGTACTTCACCGGCCTGCTGGCTCTTGGATTTTTCAGGCGGGGTTCAACCGAAACAGAACAAAGTTTTCTGCTTTCAGGCCGCACCATTTCTCTGCCGGCATTTGTAGCAACGCTTGTTTCAACCTGGTATGGGGGAATACTGGGTGTCGGCGAATACAGCTATCAGTTCGGGATTTCACAATGGGTATTGTTTGGACTGCCTTATTATGTATTTGCACTTCTGTTTGCCGTTTTTCTGGCGGGAAAAATACGCGAAAACAAAGCACTCACCATTCCCGAAGCCCTTGCCAAAACCTATAAATCCAAAACCGGCAATGTCTCTGCGGTTCTGATTTTTCTGCTGGTCAGCCCGGCCCCTTATATTCTTATGCTGGGGATGCTTTTCCGTTTTGTGACCGGCTCTGATGCTCATCTGCTGATTTTCGCATCCCTGACAGCCCTGTTTTCGGTACTTTATGTCAGCATTTCCGGATTCCGGGCCGTCATCCGAACCGATATTCTGCAGTTTGCCCTGATGTTCATCGGATTCATCGTTCTGATTGCCCTTGCCATCCAAAGTGCAGGCCCGCCCCGGGATATCTGGAGTCAGCTGTCGGAAACACATCAGGATCCCCTTGGCGGACATAATATTCAGTACCTGCTGGTCTGGTTTTTTATAGCTCTCTGGACCTTTGTCGACCCTTCGTTTCATCAGCGCGCCGCAGCTGCAAAAACCCCGGCTACTGCCCGGAAAGGAATTTTTCTCTCTGTAGGCTTCTGGTTTTTGTTTGATATTCTGACTGTCCTTGGCGGCCTGTACGGATTTGTTATCCTTGGTGAAATTGACAACCCGGTACTTGTATATCCCGAACTGGGAGCTTATCTGCTGCCCGCCGGGTTGTCCGGAATCTTCTTCCTGACGCTTCTGGCCACAATTATGTCGACCCTTGACAGCTTTCTTCTTATTTCCGGTCAGACAATAGGAAGGGACCTGGCCGCGAAACTCTGGAAACCGGAGAAAAGTATTTTGCTTACCCGATGCGGTATGCTTCTGTCTGCCATACTTGGCATCATTCTGATTGTCATCTACCCGAGTGTGGTAACGTTATGGTATGTAATCGGTTCTGTTCTGATACCGGGATTGCTGTTTCCGGTTCTGGGTATTTATCTTCCTGTTTTCAGACTGCAAAGGGACAAGGCGACTCTTTCACTGATTATTCCGGTGCTGGTTTCTTCGGCCTGGATGATGCTTGGCACACTCACTGCTGACGACCTGTACAGTTATGCCTTTCTTGGACTGGAGCCCTTTTACCCCGGTTTGATTAGCGCAGCGGCACTTTGGTATTTCGGACGTCAGCAAACGGCAGAATAA
- the tsaE gene encoding tRNA (adenosine(37)-N6)-threonylcarbamoyltransferase complex ATPase subunit type 1 TsaE produces the protein MTSPSNKRITGASNSANPEPENPQFHTRSVSEEQTIEAGKLFAAQLQRGDIVLLSGDLGAGKTHFAKGIAEFFDIPHAEVQSPTFTLIHEYQGRIPVYHLDCYRLNHPDEALEFGLDEYLYGNGITLIEWPEKIAGLLPDGLWQVSITHVSEQIREISIHRQD, from the coding sequence ATGACGTCACCCAGCAACAAGAGAATTACCGGAGCCAGTAATTCGGCTAATCCCGAACCTGAAAACCCACAGTTCCATACACGTTCTGTATCAGAAGAGCAGACCATTGAGGCAGGCAAATTATTCGCCGCACAGCTGCAGAGAGGAGACATCGTTCTGCTTTCAGGTGATCTCGGTGCCGGGAAAACACACTTCGCTAAAGGCATAGCTGAGTTTTTTGATATTCCGCACGCCGAGGTGCAGTCTCCTACGTTTACTCTGATCCACGAATATCAGGGGCGGATCCCGGTCTATCATCTCGACTGCTATCGACTGAATCATCCTGATGAAGCTCTCGAATTCGGACTTGATGAATATTTGTACGGTAACGGGATTACTCTTATAGAGTGGCCGGAAAAGATCGCCGGCTTGCTGCCGGACGGCCTCTGGCAGGTCAGCATAACCCACGTCAGTGAACAAATCAGAGAAATTTCAATTCATCGTCAGGACTGA